The Microbacterium esteraromaticum genome contains the following window.
TCCTACGCCCTCGGCGACACCTTCGTCGACTTCTTCACCGGCGCGCTGAACGCGATCTCGAAGCAGTTCGGGGACGTCACCCAGCAGCACGTCATCGAGGATCTCGTCGATCTGAACTGGGGACCGGATGAGCCGGCCCCGCGCCTGGTGCCCCCGCAGCTCGGCAAGGACGCACCGCTGACCGCGGAGGGCATCCGCGCGCTGATCGACTGCGGTGCGTTCAAGGCTGATGCCGAGCTCGAGAAGTACCTGCGGGCGCGGTTCGGCTTGCCGGCCCCTGCCTCCGGTCCCGGCGACGAGCCGACGGAAGACGACGCCGCCTCGGCGCGCAATGCCGCCGAGCTGACCAACGACGAGGCACGCGACCTCATCCGCCGAGCGGGAGCACACCTGGAGGGCAACGGCCCACCGCCAACACCCAAGGAAACCGAGGAGGCCGCATGAACCACATGCCCAAGGCGCTCGCCGCTGCACCGAAGGAGTGGTTTCGGTTCGCGGCCGTCGCGCAAGCAGCCGATGGGGCCACCAGCGCGGACGTCTACATCTACGACCAGATCGGTGAGAACTGGTGGGGAGGTGGCGTCTCGGCGAAGAAGTTCGCTGAGCAGATCGACGCGCTCGACGTCGACACGATCCGCCTGTTCCTGAACTCGCCCGGTGGTGCCGCCTGGGAAGGCCTGACGATCATGAACGCGCTCCGCCGACACCGGGCGCGCGTCGAGGTCACCGTCGACGGCCTGGCCGCGTCGGCGGCCTCGGTGATCACCATGGCAGGCGATCACATCACCATGAACCGCGGATCGATGCTCATGATCCACGACGCATGGGGCTTCGCGATCGGCAACGCCACCGACATGGAAGAGACCGCGGGGATCCTCGGCAAGCTCTCCGACTCGTACGCCGACTCATACGCGGCGCGCGCCGGTCACGATCGCGCGCACTGGCGAGAGCTGATGAAAGCCGAGACGTGGTTCTCCGCTGAGGAGGCCGTCGACGCCGGCCTCGCTGACACCTGGGACGACGCCGACGACGCCGCTGATGCGGCGGCACGGTTCGATCTCTCGACGTTCGGCTTCGCGTACGCGGGCCGTGCACATGCGCCGGCGCCGCCGGTTGCTGTCATCAAGACCCCCGACTCGACCGAGCCGGGCGGAACCAACCGAAAGGAGAACGTCGTGGCAAACGACGACTTCAAGGCTGGCCTCATCGAGCGGCTCGGCATGACCGATGCCGACGCTTCGGACGAGGCGGTCCTGGCCGCTCTCGACGAGACGCTCGCCGAGCAGGCCGATCCCACCCCCGCCGCACAGCTGCCGGAGGGCGTCGTCGCGATCGACGCGACCGCGCTCGCTGAGCTGCGGTCCCAGGCTGCGCAGGGCGTTCAGGCGCTCGCTGCGCAGACGAAGGACCGCCGCGAGCGCATCATCAGCGACGCGCTGGCCAGTGGCCGCATCACGCCGGCCTCCAAGGACGGTTTCCGTGAGCTGCTCGATGCCGACGAGGAGCGTACCGTGAAGGCGCTCGCCGCGATGGTGCCCAACACCGTTCCGGTCGCCGAGGTCGGACACGCCGTCGGCGAGGTGTCGGCGGATGACGCGCTCTACGCGGCCGCGTGGGGCACCGACGAGAAGGAGGCCTGAGATGGCTGACTACCTGCCCAAGTTCAAGCCCGGCCAGGCTGTGACCCTCACCGCTGGTGCGACCGCCGTCGTCGGTGGCCGACTCGTCGAGGTGTCCACCGCGAGTGCGGTGATCCCGGCGACCGCCGATTCCGCGAAGGTAGTCGGCGTCGCCGGCTTCGACGCGGCAACCGGCGAGTCCGTCACCGTCTACACCCGCCCGAGCGGCGTTCACCGTCTGGTGGCGTCCGCCGCGATCGCTGTCGGCGCGAAGGTCATCGCCGCCGCCGACGGCAAGGTCGCGACCATCGGCGCGGGCACCAACCCGGTGGGCATCGCACTCACCGCCGCAACCGACGACCTGGACGTCATCGACGTCCTGTTCATCTGAAAGGAGTGACGAGCACATGGCTTCGTACACGTACCCGGTGAAGCACCCCGAGGGGACGCTCTCCACCGAGCAGCTGCACACGCTGCTCGCCAACCCGCGTCTGATCGCCAAGCGCCTGCACGACCTGACGCAGATGAAGTTCATCGCGGACTTCCTGCTGCAGGCACGGTTCGACGCGTCCGGCGGCGGCATCTTCTACGAGTCGGGCGAAGAGGCGTTCGCCGCCGACGACCCCGAGTCGATCACACCGCTCGGCGAGTACCCGAAGGTCGTCCTCGAATCGGGCGAGGTCGTGTCGGCCCGCACCGTGAAGTGGGGCCTTGACACGATCATCTCGGACGAGAAGATCAAGCGTCAGGGCATCTCGTTCGTGAACAAGGGCATGACCCGCCTCGGCAACACGATCGTGCGTCACGTGGACTCCGTCGCGATGGCTGTCATCGCCGCGAAGGTCACCAGCACCTTCGCCTCGCCGTCCACCTGGACGACCGCGGGCAAGGCTGTCGAGGCGGTCATGTCGATCCAGGCGACGCGCGCGGCGCTCGGCCTCGGCATCGACCTGTCGACGATCGTGCTCACGCCGGCGCAGTACGCCAAGGTCATCGGTCTGCTGATCGATGACAAGGCGCTGCCGCGTGAGTCCGGCGCGACGGCCGTGCAGGGCAACATCCCGGTCGACGCGCTCGGCCTGACCTGGGCGGCTTCGCCGAACTACACCGGGACCAGCCCGCTCCTGGTCGACCGTGAGCAGCTCGGCGGCATGGCCGACGAGCCCCTCGGTGGCCCCGGCTACGTCGGCGCCGGCAAGGTCGGTATCGAGGCGAAGTCGATCCGCAACGACGACGACGACAGCTACACGCTGCGTGGCCGTCGCGTGACGGTTCCCGTCGTCACCGAGCCGCTCGCCGGTGTCCAGCTGACGAACACGGGGCTGTGATGACTGCCGAGCAGACCGCCGAGCAGAAGGCCGCCGCCGCGAAGGCAGCGGAAGAGCAGGCGGCAGCCGAGCAGGCCAAGAAGGACGCCGAGGCGAAGGCCGCCGCCGAGGCGAAGGCCAAGGCCGCGCAGAAGCCGGCCGCGAAGCCGAACGGCCTCAAGGTCGTCGGAGCCGCGGTCGTGCTGCGCGCCGACGACGGCAGCGAACGGTACCTGTACCGTGGCGCAACCGTCGACGCGGCCGCGTTCTCGAAGGACAGCATCAAGCACGCCATCGCGGTCGGTCTGATCGCGAAGGCCTGAGACAGGGGGCGATGGATATGCCGATCACACCAGCCGATATCGGCGGCGACGAGGATACAGCTCGGCGGCTCCTCGTGCTGGCGCGATCCATCGCCCCCTGCATCGACTCGTTCGCCGACAACAGCGAACCGAAGAAGGATGCGGTAGCAGTCCTGCGAGGCGTGCTCGCTGAGCAGCCTGCCGCGGGCTCGCGTCGCACCCGGTCGGTGTCCCGCAACGGCACGTCGATGAGCTTCGCCGACGTCGAGTCCGCGTTCGATACGGATGCTCGGCAGGCTTTGCGGTCGCTGTGCGGTTCGGCGTCGTCGGGCGGGCACCCGGTGGGGAGCTTCCCCACGGCCCGCCCGTTCGCGAACGTCTGGCCGGAAGGTGAATATACCTAGGAGCGGTCGCCGACGTTGTTCGAGAACACGCGATTGCGCGCTTCGATGATCGCCGAGGCCGCTTGATCGATCGTGTCGAACCGGCCTACGTGGATAGTTCGACCTTCGTGGGTGAGCTTCGCGCGCCAGCGCGAGGTCTGGGAGTCCCACGTGACGCCCCGGACACCAGAAGAGTTCCCGCTGTAGCCGGATCTCGCGAGGTTCTCCATGTTCTGCTTGTTCGTGGTCGGGACGAGGTGATCTGGCCGGACGCACGCCCGATTGCGGCAGTGGTGGTCAAGCATCACGCTGTCGGCGAGGTTGCCGTATTCGAGTTCATACGCGAGGCGGTGAGCTCGAACCACGCGGTCACCTACGCGGATCTGTCCGTAGCCGTTGCGCGTAGAGCCCGTCCAGAACCAGCAATCTGTGGTGCGGCTCGTGTAGGCCTCCAGGCGTTCTGCTGGTGTGCCACTCGTGAGGCGTCGTATCGGTGTTAGCTGCCCGTTTCGACGCTGCTGGGCGTAGTGCGAATCGCACAGCCCGAGAGACCTCATCGGGCGATCACACGAAGAGAAAGAGCAGGTGGCCTTCATGGATACATGTTATCAACCGGTAGGTGGTTCCTCGTGAGCTTCCCGGAGTTGCTCTTCTTCCCGAACACGGTCAAGGTGCGCGACTACCGGGCCGGCGGTGGCCTGGGCGGCAGCTACGGCGAGCCGCGCACACTGCCCGCCGAGGTGATCGACGTGCAGGAGCTCGTCCGCAACGCGGCCGGGCAGGAGGTCGTTTCCTCCACTCGGGTCACGGTGCATCTGGATGCGAACGTGCCGCTCGGGTCGCTCGTGACCGTCTGGTCGCAGCAGCTCGGGGCGGAGCGTGAGGCCGAGGTGCTTCGGGTCGGGCGGGACGAGAACCCGCCACCGTTGCCGTCTCACCTGATCCTCTGGCTCAAGTAGGGAGGTCACTGTGGCTGAACTCAAGCCGATCCTGTCGATGGTCGAGAAGGCCGCGCAGGATGCCATGCGGAAGTCGGCCCGGAAGGTGCTGAAGCGGTCGAATGAACTCGCTCCGCGCGACGACGGCGACCTGATCAAGTCGGGCCGTGTGCGGGTCGATGACCTGTCGGTGACGTTGCAGTACACGGCACCGCATGCCGCGCTGCAGCACGAGCGCCTCGACTGGGCGCACGCTGACGGCGGGGGAGCGAAGTTCCTGGAGCTGGCATCCGACGAGATCGACATCGCCGCCGACGTCGCCGACGCGGTGAGGCGGGCTCTTGATGGATGACGAGACACTGACCCGGCGTCTGTGCGCGATCGTCGGCGCTGTGCCGTCGTTCGCGTGGCACCCGGACGGGACGCCCTATCCGGCATCCGCGATAGGGGTCTTCTACGGCGCGGTCGGGGATACCCCGGATCGCGCTGTCGGCATCCGCGTCTACAACGCGATCGACGCCCCTGACCTGCTGTCCCGGCGGGTGCAGTTTCACATCCGCGGTGGCCGGCGTCAGCCGTTCGGCGCGGACCGCATCGCGAACGTCCTGTTCGCCGTGCTGCATGGCCGTGTCCGCGGTGACGGGCTGGCCACGGTTCAACGCACATCTGCCGCGCCGCTTGGTGCGGACAGCAACGGCCGCGAAGAGCGGACCGACAGCTACCTCATCACTCTCGACAACCTGGAGGCTCAATCATGAGTAACCGCGTCCCTCTTCCCGCTGGCACTGTCCTGGGGAAGTCCTACGAGTACGGTCTCGACGTCAACCTCGGAACGTACGCGAACCCCGATTGGCAGAGCGTGCGCCGCATGAGCGCATGGCAGCCGTCCTACCCCGGAACGACCACCGATGTGTCGACCTACGACGACCTCGGGTCGGCGAACGAAGACGTCACCGGTCGCAGCTTCGCCGCGTCCCTCACCGTTCAGGGCAACCGTGCCCTGTCCACGGGCCTGTACTTGCCCGAGCTGGAGGCGATGGTCGCCGCGGCCAAGGGCAAGGGCGAGGGCGCCGTCCTCGACGTGCGCTGGTACCACAAGCCCGAACTCGGCACCCCGAACCCGGACGACGCCGGCCGCTCGTACGTGACGGTGGAGATCACCCGATCGAACACCGACAACACCGGCATCGAGGTCAAGTCGATCACGCTGACCGGCAAGGGCGAGTTCGAGCAGATCCCCAACCCGTTCCAGGGCTGGGGCGCGACGGCGCCGACCATCCAGGGCATCACCCCGTCGGGTGCGATCTCGGGCGAGATGGTCACGATCAACGGCGCCGGGTTCCTCGACGCATCGTCGGTCACCTTCGACGCAATCGAAGCTGGCGACTTCCAGGTCATCAACGGGGCGACGATCGTCGCGCTGCTGCCGACCGACACCGCCGGCGAGGTGCCTGTCGTCGTCAGCACGCCCGGTGGCGTCTCGGCCGCGTACACCTACACGCGCGGGGCGTGACTGGTGGGTACCGCACCTGACTTCGCGGCGTGGGCGGTGCCCGATCTCGTCATCCCGCTGGGTGGCCGGACCTACACGGTCCAGCCGCCCAGCGTGGGCGACATGGGGAAGCTGCTCGCGTGCGCGGTGCGTGGCGAGGTGAACCTGAAGCTCGTGAAGGGGCCGATCCCCGACGAGGTGCAGGAGATCCTCGACACGATCGGCCCGGGCGAGCACCCGGCTCTGGGGGATACCTACGCGCAGATGGTTGCCGACGGGCTGCACCCGACCACCATCGACCGGATGGCGTACTACGCGATCTTCTACTGGGCCCGCGGCAAGGAGTACGCCGACGCGCTCGCGACGCTGCTTTTCACGCCGCGTGACCTCGACGCCGACTCTGACGAGAGCGAGGGGGAGCCCGACCCAAAAGGCTCGTGACGGCCGCCGACTACGCCCGCTGGGGCATCGGTGAGCCGGATGAGGACGGCTGGTACCCCGATTACCGGCCGATCCCGCAGAACCTCAAGCCCGCCCACGACGGCCCGTCCGCGCCGTCGGAGGCGCCGCAGGTGGATACGTCGTGGCTGGCGATCGTGGAGCACTGGCGGATTGTCGTCGCCGACCTCGCTCGCGAGTTCCACGTCGACGTGTACGACGCCGCCGTGCGGGCGCGCCCGTGGCCGGGCGTGCGCACGATGATCTTCGCTCTCCTCGAATCGCCGACCAGGCTGCGGGAGGCGCTCACCCGGAGGTGACACCACATGGCGCTCAAGGTCGCTGAGCTGGAGATGCTCTTCACCGCCAACACCGACCCGGTGGCGAAGGCGGAAAAGCAGGTCATCGCGACGGCGAAGAAGATCGAGTCGAAGCCGGTGAAGATCGACGCCGACGCCAAGCCCGCACTCGACGGGATGGATCGCGTCGAGAACGCCGCGAAGCAGCTCGTGTCGAAGGACACCGCGCTCAAGCTTGACGCCGACATCTCCCGTGCCGAGAAGAGCCTGGAGCGCACGAAGCAGCGTCTCGAAGACCTGCAGGTGCGTGCGCTCGGTGGCCTCGACGTGACCGCCGATGTGAAGCGTGCTGAGGCGCAGCTGAACCGCACCCAGCGGACGCTGGACGGACTCGTCAAGGCGCGCAACGTCATCGAGGTGCAGGCCGACACGTCGGATGCCGAGAGCGCGCTCGATGGTGTCTCCGATGCCGCGGGGGAAGCCGGTGAGGATTCTGGCGAGGAGTTCGGCAAGAGCGTCCTCGCAGCGCTCGCGACGATCCCGATCGCGGGTGCCGTGATCGGGATTGGTGTCGCTGCGGGCAAGGCGCTGATCGACGGACTCAACGACGGCTTGCAGATCGAGGTCGGATTCGACCGCCTCGAGGCGCTCACCGGGATCAGTGAGGCCGCCGCGTTGCGGCTGGGCCGCGCGGCCGGTGAGTCGTACGCGAACAACTTCGGCGACTCGATCGAGTCGAACATGGACACGACCAGACTCGCCCTGCAGTTCGACATCATCGACGAGAAGGCCACGACCCGCGACGCGCAGAAGGTCGTCGAGGGACTGTCGGGAATCGCCGACGTTCTCGGCGAGGACGTGCAGCCGGTCGCGCGGGCCGTGACGACGATGCTCCGCACGGGGCTCGCGAAGTCCGCCGATGAGGCGTTCGACATTCTCGCGGCCGGCGCCCGCAACGGTGTGAACGTCGCAGAGGACCTCCTCGACACGCTCACCGAGTACCCGACCCACTTCCGCGACCTTGGCCTGTCCGGCGAGGAAGCGCTCGGCCTGCTGAATCAGGGCCTCAACGCCGGCGCCCGCGACTCGGACAAGGTCGCTGACGCGCTCAAGGAACTCACCGTCCGGGTGAAGGACGTCGGCGACGAAGCATCGAACGGTGCACTCGCTGAGCTCGGCCTCGACGCCGAGGAGATGGCGCGCGCGTTCGCCGAGGGCGGTCCTGCAGCTCGGGAAGGTCTGGAGCACATCCTGACCGGGTTGCAGGACGTCGAGGATCCGGCAGAGCGGAGCCGGCTGGCTCTGGCGCTGTTCGGGACGCAGTCGGAGGACATGGCTCAGGCGCTCGGTGCGCTGGACCTGTCGACGGCCGTCGCGCAGCTCGACGGGGTGGAGGGCGCCGCGCAGCGGATGTTCGACACTCTCACGGACAACGACGCATCGAAGATCCAGCGCGCGCAGCGGAACATCGAGGTCGCTATGGACGGCATCAAGGGTGCGCTCGCGGGTGCGTTCTCGGAGCCGCTCGGTGACCTTGCGGACTGGGTGTCCAGTAACCGTGGCCCGCTGTTGCAGTTCTTCTCTGACCTGGTCAATGGCGCGATCGACTTCGGCATCACCGCCAACGAGTCGTTCGGGTCGTTTGTCTCGGGTCCGCTGGCCGACATCGTCGACGGCATGAAGCACGTCATCAAGATCATGAATCCGTTCGCTGACACCTCCGATCTTGAGAACTTCATCGATGGCATGCGCGATTTCGAGGAACAGACCGACGTGGTCACCGAGGGACTCGAAGGGATGCGCGACAAGTTCAACGGCTTCGCCGAGGGGCAGATCGCGCTCGGGCACCTCAATGATGCGTCGCTGCGCACGGTCGATGCGATCTCCAAGGTGGGGGTCGCCGCTGACGGCACGAAGCTGTCTCTGTCGGGCGTGGACACGGCGAATCTCGCCGCGTCGGAGTCCGGTGCGCAGCTGAAGGCGCAGCTTGATGCGTCGGTGCAGGCGTTCGAGTCGGAGATCGAGACCGCACGCATCGCGGGGGAGTCGCAGGAGAACCTCACCGATCGGTACAACTCCACGCGGGATGCGCTCATCGAGCAGATGACCGCGATGGGGTTGACCGAGGAGCAGGCTCAGTCGCTCATCGACACGGTGCTGACGACGCCGGAGGAGATGGAGACGGAGTTCTCATCCAACGCGAACTCTGAACGCGCGAAGGTCGAGCGGCTCGGGTACAAGATCGAGACGCTGCCGGATGGAAGCTCGGTGATCACCGCGCACACATCCGGTGCGCAGCGCGCCGTCGACAGCTTCATCATCCGCAACAACGGGCGCGAGATCCGGGTGCGGGTCGCCGCTGACGGCGGGTCGATCAACATGGGCTCGTACCGGGTGGATCAGGCCGCGGGCGGGCTCGTCGAGTTCATGGCGGCCGGGGGACTGCGCGGTCTGAACCCGATGGCGCCGCTCGCTCAGACCGTGCCGCCGAACACCTGGCGGGTGGTCGGTGATCGGTCTGACGTGCCCGAGGCGTACATCCCGTTGGACGGGTCGGCGCGGTCGATGGCGATTCTCATGGAGACGATCCGCCGGATGCCGGGGCTGATGCCGATGGCCGACGGTGGCGTCTTGGGCAGTGGCTCGGCGCCGTCGCCGCAGTTTGTAGGGCTACAGATCGGTGGCCGGTTGGCGCTAGATGCTGACGGTTTCGTGCGGCTGATTGGTGAAGTGCTGAGCACCGAGCTGCCGTCAGCCGGTCAGGTGGCTTCCGAGCTGCCGTTCCACTAGCCCGCTTGTTCGTAGGGGGTCAGCCCATCAGGGCTGGCCCCCTTTGTCGTCCCCGCGTGCCGGGGAGTTTGGAGGTGCACGATGGCGACGAACAACGGCACGAAGACTGACGCATACTCGGGGCGGTCAGCGTTCTACCTGCGCCTGTACGTGTGGCGGTCGTCGCTGGATATCGCGAACAACCGGTCGCGGTACTCGTGGTGGTTGCGGGCGTACAACTCGTCGGGGTCGTCGCTGACGTACCGTCTGGACAATGACCCGTGGGCGGTGAATGTCGAGGGCTCCACCTGGTCTGGTGGGCATCACCTGGACTTCCGGGGTGGGCAGGCGTACATCGAGATCGCGTCGGGTACGACGGGGTGGAAGTCGCATTCGTCGTCGGGTGAGTTGCAGGTCAACTATTCCGCGTCGCATGGTCCGGCTGGTGTGTTCGGTTCGGCGGCACTGTCGGGCAGCTTCTACACGGATACGATCCCGATTCCGCCGTCGGGGTTGACGGTGACGCGTGTGTCGGACACGCAGCACACGTTGCAGTGGTCACGGCATTCGACGTATACGAAGGTTGGGATCAACCGTCGTACGGACGGCGGACCGTGGCAGCGGATCGCGACACCGTCGGGCAACCTGTGGACGTTCACGGATACGACGACGTCGGCTGAGCACGAGTACGAGTATGCGGTGCGTGGTATTGCTGCTGCGGGCGAGTCGGCTCAGTCGAACAGTGTGACGGTGCGGACGACACCGAAGGCTCCGTCTACACCGACCGCGGTCCGCACGTCCGGTGATGACATTCGCGTGGCAGCGTCGATGGGCGGATACGGGACGCATCTGGACCTTCAGGATGACGGCGCCACGGTCGTCTCGGCGCTACCTGAGTCGAGCCTGCCGTGGGACCACGTGGCGCCGAACCCGGCGATCCCGCACAAGTACCGCGCACGGGCCCGGGTCGCTTCGGGCGGCGCTGGTTCGACGACGCTGTACTCGGCGTGGTCGGGGTACTCCAACGTCATCCAGTTGATCTCGCCTCCGAACGCGCCCGTGTCGCTGTCCCCGAACGGTGGCACTGCGCCGTCGGATGAGGACGTGGTGCTGTCGTGGGTGCACAACCCTGTCGACTCCAGCCCGCAGTCCGCATTCGAGGCGCGTCACCGCCCGGTGGGTGGTGTGTGGACGACGATCAGCGGGACGACTGCGGACAGTGTGACCGTGGCCCTGGCGACTGACCATTTCGAGTGGGAAGTGCGGACGAAGGGTGCGCACCCGGACTGGTCGCCGTGGTCAGCGACCGCGGTGTTCGAGGTCATCGACCCGCCCGGCGTTGCGGTGATTCAACCGGCCACGATCTGGGATGCGTCGACGCTGCCCGTGGAGTGGACGTTCTTTCAGGCGCAAGCGCACCCGCAGTCGTCGTGGGAGCTCGAACTGCTCTCTGAGGGTGACGTCATCGAGTCCCGTCAGGGTGACGGTGCTGCCACGTCGATCACGCTGACATCTCGTCTTCCAGAAGGGTTCTACGAGGTGCGGGTGCGTGCCGCGGCTGGGGACGTGCTCTCGGCGTGGACGACGGTCGCGTTTGAGGTCGCGTTCATCCCGCCCGGCCCGCCGGTGATCACTGGTGTCTGGGATGAGTCGCAGGGTGGCGTGGTGCTGTCTGTTGCGGCTGAGGAATATGGCGGTGCTGTCTTCGAGGGCGGCGCCTGGTACACGGAAGTAGGAGTCTGAGATGGCGCGTAGTGAGATCGTGACGACGGGGTTGCATCAGCAGACCGTTGCGGGGGCTGTGACGTTGGGGGTGCAGCACGAGCACGTGTACGAGCTCACCGGGGGGGCGTCGCCTGTGGTGACGCTGGACGGGTACCCGGGCGCGCAGGTCGCGATCGTCTGGGCTGGGACGGCGGGCACGGTTGAGGGTCAGCCGGTTGCTGATGGTGAGACGTGGGTGGCGGTGCGGTTGTCGTCCGGGTGGCGACTGTACGCGGTCAGCAATCCGGTGCCGGGTGACGAGACTGCTCCTACCGCTGGCACGCTGTCGGCTTCTTCGATCAGCGATGCGGGGTTCACGTTGACGGTCACGGGGGCGTCGGATGATGTGGCGTTGCACGCGTCTCCGTTCCGTTTCTCGACCGACAACGGGGTGACTTGGTCGGCGTGGCAGGCGTCTCCGCAGTTGGTGGTGTCGGGCCTGTCGGCGTCTACGACGTATCAGTGCCAGCATGAGGTGCGCGACTCGTCGGGGAAGACCTCGGCGGGGGCGGTCGTGCCGGTGACGACGACGGGTGTGGTTGTGCCGTTGCGTGACAGGTTGCTGTCCTACGCTCCCCAGTACCTTGCGGTGTTGGATGACTCTGCGGGTGCGACGACGGTGCCGAATATCGGCACGGCGGGCGGGACGCTGACGGTCAACGGTACCCCGACGTTTGGACGCCCCGGCATGGCGGATGCCCCTTCTTCGATGGCTTCCTCGACCAGCAACTACGTGAACCTCCCCAACACCACCATTGAAGGGCAGACTCAGGCAACCGTGATGATCCTGGTTCGACGGGTCGACAACACCGTTGCCAGCCCTACGCTTTTGGGGAAGAACCTGGGATGGGGCGTGAAGATGGCCCCGTCCGCGGACGATCTCAGTCACGCCGCCGCCGCGACTCTCTCCGGCACGCATCAGGGCGGATTCGTCCCCTTCGACACCGACCCGCATCTTGTCGGGTTCACCTTCGACAACGGAACGGTAACCGTCTACCTCGATGGGGCACCGGTGAAGACTGCCAGCGGGCTGGCGTCCCCGATCGCTGACCCGCAGCCGACCTGGAAGGCGGCTATCGGCGTCTCGTACGGAAACGCGGGCGACAACGCCGATGTCAACTACGGGTTCGTGCTCGCGGGCACCGCACTCACGGCGGGGCAGATGATGGACGCAGCAGTCTCGGCGGGGGTGGCGTGATGTTGCTGTTGCTCGCCGCGACCGAGGGTACCGCGCCCGACCCGGAGCCGACTGGGCCTTTGCGGAACGTTGCGACGATGCTCAGCACGACCGACCGGCCAGGCAATGTCTCGGCAGGGGGAA
Protein-coding sequences here:
- a CDS encoding fibronectin type III domain-containing protein: MATNNGTKTDAYSGRSAFYLRLYVWRSSLDIANNRSRYSWWLRAYNSSGSSLTYRLDNDPWAVNVEGSTWSGGHHLDFRGGQAYIEIASGTTGWKSHSSSGELQVNYSASHGPAGVFGSAALSGSFYTDTIPIPPSGLTVTRVSDTQHTLQWSRHSTYTKVGINRRTDGGPWQRIATPSGNLWTFTDTTTSAEHEYEYAVRGIAAAGESAQSNSVTVRTTPKAPSTPTAVRTSGDDIRVAASMGGYGTHLDLQDDGATVVSALPESSLPWDHVAPNPAIPHKYRARARVASGGAGSTTLYSAWSGYSNVIQLISPPNAPVSLSPNGGTAPSDEDVVLSWVHNPVDSSPQSAFEARHRPVGGVWTTISGTTADSVTVALATDHFEWEVRTKGAHPDWSPWSATAVFEVIDPPGVAVIQPATIWDASTLPVEWTFFQAQAHPQSSWELELLSEGDVIESRQGDGAATSITLTSRLPEGFYEVRVRAAAGDVLSAWTTVAFEVAFIPPGPPVITGVWDESQGGVVLSVAAEEYGGAVFEGGAWYTEVGV
- a CDS encoding phage tail tape measure protein, with the protein product MALKVAELEMLFTANTDPVAKAEKQVIATAKKIESKPVKIDADAKPALDGMDRVENAAKQLVSKDTALKLDADISRAEKSLERTKQRLEDLQVRALGGLDVTADVKRAEAQLNRTQRTLDGLVKARNVIEVQADTSDAESALDGVSDAAGEAGEDSGEEFGKSVLAALATIPIAGAVIGIGVAAGKALIDGLNDGLQIEVGFDRLEALTGISEAAALRLGRAAGESYANNFGDSIESNMDTTRLALQFDIIDEKATTRDAQKVVEGLSGIADVLGEDVQPVARAVTTMLRTGLAKSADEAFDILAAGARNGVNVAEDLLDTLTEYPTHFRDLGLSGEEALGLLNQGLNAGARDSDKVADALKELTVRVKDVGDEASNGALAELGLDAEEMARAFAEGGPAAREGLEHILTGLQDVEDPAERSRLALALFGTQSEDMAQALGALDLSTAVAQLDGVEGAAQRMFDTLTDNDASKIQRAQRNIEVAMDGIKGALAGAFSEPLGDLADWVSSNRGPLLQFFSDLVNGAIDFGITANESFGSFVSGPLADIVDGMKHVIKIMNPFADTSDLENFIDGMRDFEEQTDVVTEGLEGMRDKFNGFAEGQIALGHLNDASLRTVDAISKVGVAADGTKLSLSGVDTANLAASESGAQLKAQLDASVQAFESEIETARIAGESQENLTDRYNSTRDALIEQMTAMGLTEEQAQSLIDTVLTTPEEMETEFSSNANSERAKVERLGYKIETLPDGSSVITAHTSGAQRAVDSFIIRNNGREIRVRVAADGGSINMGSYRVDQAAGGLVEFMAAGGLRGLNPMAPLAQTVPPNTWRVVGDRSDVPEAYIPLDGSARSMAILMETIRRMPGLMPMADGGVLGSGSAPSPQFVGLQIGGRLALDADGFVRLIGEVLSTELPSAGQVASELPFH
- a CDS encoding minor capsid protein, whose product is MDDETLTRRLCAIVGAVPSFAWHPDGTPYPASAIGVFYGAVGDTPDRAVGIRVYNAIDAPDLLSRRVQFHIRGGRRQPFGADRIANVLFAVLHGRVRGDGLATVQRTSAAPLGADSNGREERTDSYLITLDNLEAQS
- a CDS encoding phage tail tube protein, whose translation is MSNRVPLPAGTVLGKSYEYGLDVNLGTYANPDWQSVRRMSAWQPSYPGTTTDVSTYDDLGSANEDVTGRSFAASLTVQGNRALSTGLYLPELEAMVAAAKGKGEGAVLDVRWYHKPELGTPNPDDAGRSYVTVEITRSNTDNTGIEVKSITLTGKGEFEQIPNPFQGWGATAPTIQGITPSGAISGEMVTINGAGFLDASSVTFDAIEAGDFQVINGATIVALLPTDTAGEVPVVVSTPGGVSAAYTYTRGA
- a CDS encoding head maturation protease, ClpP-related — translated: MNHMPKALAAAPKEWFRFAAVAQAADGATSADVYIYDQIGENWWGGGVSAKKFAEQIDALDVDTIRLFLNSPGGAAWEGLTIMNALRRHRARVEVTVDGLAASAASVITMAGDHITMNRGSMLMIHDAWGFAIGNATDMEETAGILGKLSDSYADSYAARAGHDRAHWRELMKAETWFSAEEAVDAGLADTWDDADDAADAAARFDLSTFGFAYAGRAHAPAPPVAVIKTPDSTEPGGTNRKENVVANDDFKAGLIERLGMTDADASDEAVLAALDETLAEQADPTPAAQLPEGVVAIDATALAELRSQAAQGVQALAAQTKDRRERIISDALASGRITPASKDGFRELLDADEERTVKALAAMVPNTVPVAEVGHAVGEVSADDALYAAAWGTDEKEA
- a CDS encoding DUF2190 family protein, with the translated sequence MADYLPKFKPGQAVTLTAGATAVVGGRLVEVSTASAVIPATADSAKVVGVAGFDAATGESVTVYTRPSGVHRLVASAAIAVGAKVIAAADGKVATIGAGTNPVGIALTAATDDLDVIDVLFI
- a CDS encoding DUF7426 family protein, which gives rise to MGTAPDFAAWAVPDLVIPLGGRTYTVQPPSVGDMGKLLACAVRGEVNLKLVKGPIPDEVQEILDTIGPGEHPALGDTYAQMVADGLHPTTIDRMAYYAIFYWARGKEYADALATLLFTPRDLDADSDESEGEPDPKGS
- a CDS encoding HNH endonuclease signature motif containing protein; the encoded protein is MKATCSFSSCDRPMRSLGLCDSHYAQQRRNGQLTPIRRLTSGTPAERLEAYTSRTTDCWFWTGSTRNGYGQIRVGDRVVRAHRLAYELEYGNLADSVMLDHHCRNRACVRPDHLVPTTNKQNMENLARSGYSGNSSGVRGVTWDSQTSRWRAKLTHEGRTIHVGRFDTIDQAASAIIEARNRVFSNNVGDRS